Part of the uncultured Desulfobacter sp. genome, TTGCTGATGTTTCAAAATTCAGAGTGAATAAATCGGTGGCCATGTGAAGCCTTTGACACAACCGGATATATCTGGCTTGTACGTCCTCAGCTTTCTTCCAGTGAACTGCTCCTTCTTTAACCTTAGTTCTCATTGCGAGCAATTCCTGGCGGATCGTATCAAGTTTGCTCTCAAAGGTGTATGATTTTTTTCGGGCTGTCCTGGGGTTATAAGTTATGATAACGGTCCGCTCCTTACCCCAGTATTCTTTTTTGGTCCGATATGCCAATTGACACTCTTCCTGGCGCTCTTCATCAATCAGTCTTCTGTTGCGGGCAGTATCTGCAATTTCAAACCGGTCAAGTGAGGTAGCGGCAAGCTCCTGGGCAAAATAAGTGGAATATGTCGTAATAAAATGGACCCTGGAATGCTCGTCAATCCAGGTGTAATTCCCTTCAGAATTCATTCCTTTGTCAATAACGATTGTCAGCCGCTCTTTGGTGTTGTTCAGGTCGCATACCACCCTAAACATTTCTTCCATGATCGATTCAAAGTGCTTGCTATCATGAATATTGCCTGGGTAAATCGAATAAAATAAAGGGAGTCTGGTGTCTCGTGCAACCAAAAGGCCGAGGCCGATTTGTCTGAGATTATGTCTGCCTTCCTTGTTTTTACCCCTGCAGGCAATTTTTGACAAAGTTTGGCTTCCCATGAAGGTATAATAATCAGTGGTGTCAAATAGCAGACAATCAGACGAGGGCTTTTCGACCTGCCATAATCGTCCGAAGAACTTCGATATGATCGCGTTTAAGATTTTTTCATCAACTCGATCCCACTTGTCCCAGTATCGTTTGCATGAAAGTTCGTTTAGATCGACAGGGCGTATATGCTGGATCGCGGTTCTCTTATACCAATCCGATAATTTGTTTTTACTGACGGTCTCAATCATGCGATTCCAGACACAATAAAGGAAATATTCCCCTATTGAAGGTCCTTTTTCCCGATCTGCCGGTGGAATAATCTTATCAATCAGAGAGCAAAGATCAAAGTCTTTATCTGCTTGCTGGGCCAACCACAGTGCACCGAATTCTTCAGCCTTTAAAGTGGTTATTTCCTGAGACTGGCCTTTTACAAGACTGGCTACCCGATCCGGTGAACCAATATAGGTTTGAGAAATAACCTTGGGCTTGCCGTTTACCCGGGCGATCTCCCTGACATACAGGTAGGGTCTTCCTTTTTTCTTCTTGATATGGAAATGTGCCATGATTCATAATATTTAGTAGGGTCTTACATGTCAAGAAGAAAACAATAGAAAGACTGATTTGATGGGGTTTTGAGCATAGAAAGGATGTGTGGCTTGAGGGGTACTACAGGAGGCAGGGTCGAAAAAGCTTGTCAATAAAGGGATTCGACGATTTCGAACGGTTTATCTCCGAAACTCCTGATAAAGAGCTGCTGGAAATCCCGCCAAAACCAAAAGGCAAACGTGGTAAAATGGCCAAGTCAGATGCCCACAACCTTTGGGAAAGGCTGAAAGAACATGAAACTGCTGTTTTGCTGTTTGCCAAGGATCCATATGTTCCTTTCACCAATAACCGGGCAGAGCGTGATCTTCGAATGGCAAAGGTTAAACAGAAAGTATCAGGGTGTTTTAGACACCAACGATATGCCGATGCTTATTGTCGGATTTCGAGTTATCTGCACAAACCATGGCAAACAAAGGGGTGAATCCGCTGGTTGCCATTCAGCTGGCTTTGGCCAGCGAAGTTCCCGACGTCGATTCCGATTGGGGCGAGTAGTTACAAAAATTTTATTTTTGCGACATTATCCACTGAAAACAACCGTCAGTTGTGCACGGCGCTGGAAATTTTTCGTTGGTGACTCCATCTTGGCGGCGAAACGATGCTCTCCTGTTGAACCGATTTTAAAAATATCCGGTTTCAGGCCGTATTTCACCATTTCATGAACGACGTTGGCAGCGCGGGATGCACCCAACTCAAAATTAGATGGATATTTTGGGGTGTGGATTGGGTCCGGGTCCGCATATCCGTTGACATAGACTTTTACATCATAGGGCTTAAGGAACAGGGCCAGTTTTTTTAAAAAGGATTTGTATTCCCTGGCCAGGGCCGCACTGCCGGAGGAAAAAAGAATCGGTAGGGTATTGTTGATCTTGGCGCAACTGCCGTCTGCAAGGACATCTACCCAGTCGCCAAGGCCGGCCTCTTTAACTGCCTGAGCAATATCTGGGAGTTGCGCCGGCACATTGGATTGGACTGTTTTTTCGGCACTATCGTTCAGCTCAGGGATAGACGAGGCCTGAATCTGTATTTGTTTCGTTTCCCCGTTTTTTTTTCTGTCATGCATTTTCTTATAATTTTCTACGGTAATGGAAAGATGTTTTTTCTGTCGCTCAAGCTGGGAAATTTTTTTCTCTTTTGACTCGACTGATTCATGAAGTAGCTTTGGAACGCGTCTCCCGGAATCAACTATGCGATTTATTTTTATGATCAGCCAATCAAGATCTTTGCGGGTATCCTGAATTTGTTCATTTAAAACGCTCAATTGGTTCCGGTAGCCTTCAAGTACCCTCTCAAGTTCTGAAATTGAGTACGTTTCCGGATCGGGCGCAAATGTTTGATACGCACTATTTGCAACATTGGTATAATAAAAGAGTATGAGATACAAAGGCATCAAAGCAATCACAGTCCTGCCTGGGAATGTAGATGTCAAAGAAAAAGTTCCCATGCGTCCCCCTTGTTAAATTCTGTTGAATTAAAAGCCGTTCTGGGCCAGGTATTGAACGATCAGCTATTATCTGCAATGCCCACAGGCAACCAGACCATGCCTCTTTTCAAAAACTGAACTCTCAATCTCAACCGAGCCTCTGTAATACCATAATCTACCTGGGTAATCTCCATCACTTCCGCTCCCCGTAACCAGGATTGGGTCTGTACCTGGATTGTATCCTGGTGTACCGAGCCCCTGCCCGCTTTCGTGTAAGCGTCCACATAAACGCCACGTACTTTTTCAACCAATATCCGATATCCATCGGCAACTGCCGCGCGCTCGGCCATGAGTATTGCTTCGCCTTTTGTTAAAGCATTTTCAGGCTCAAGCCCTTT contains:
- a CDS encoding IS1634 family transposase, whose product is MAHFHIKKKKGRPYLYVREIARVNGKPKVISQTYIGSPDRVASLVKGQSQEITTLKAEEFGALWLAQQADKDFDLCSLIDKIIPPADREKGPSIGEYFLYCVWNRMIETVSKNKLSDWYKRTAIQHIRPVDLNELSCKRYWDKWDRVDEKILNAIISKFFGRLWQVEKPSSDCLLFDTTDYYTFMGSQTLSKIACRGKNKEGRHNLRQIGLGLLVARDTRLPLFYSIYPGNIHDSKHFESIMEEMFRVVCDLNNTKERLTIVIDKGMNSEGNYTWIDEHSRVHFITTYSTYFAQELAATSLDRFEIADTARNRRLIDEERQEECQLAYRTKKEYWGKERTVIITYNPRTARKKSYTFESKLDTIRQELLAMRTKVKEGAVHWKKAEDVQARYIRLCQRLHMATDLFTLNFETSANGLNMSFRKDPYIVKQKKLMFGKNIIITDNTDWATRDIIEASLDRWQVEDRFRLSKNEDLVGVQPIRHWTDSKIKCHLFTCVAAMAYLRRIELKLKSAGIERTAENVMDDMKHLHSILTLPKGARKPTRRLETPSKTQAEVLSAFGYHVNEGGVLQPAT
- a CDS encoding transposase, producing the protein MWLEGYYRRQGRKSLSIKGFDDFERFISETPDKELLEIPPKPKGKRGKMAKSDAHNLWERLKEHETAVLLFAKDPYVPFTNNRAERDLRMAKVKQKVSGCFRHQRYADAYCRISSYLHKPWQTKG
- a CDS encoding OmpA family protein gives rise to the protein MGTFSLTSTFPGRTVIALMPLYLILFYYTNVANSAYQTFAPDPETYSISELERVLEGYRNQLSVLNEQIQDTRKDLDWLIIKINRIVDSGRRVPKLLHESVESKEKKISQLERQKKHLSITVENYKKMHDRKKNGETKQIQIQASSIPELNDSAEKTVQSNVPAQLPDIAQAVKEAGLGDWVDVLADGSCAKINNTLPILFSSGSAALAREYKSFLKKLALFLKPYDVKVYVNGYADPDPIHTPKYPSNFELGASRAANVVHEMVKYGLKPDIFKIGSTGEHRFAAKMESPTKNFQRRAQLTVVFSG